A single window of Leptolyngbya ohadii IS1 DNA harbors:
- a CDS encoding tRNA (guanine-N1)-methyltransferase: protein MNSFSDAPAWERSVQFQVGNAFYRPQSRMVRDLGVLAAAVYRQHTGRLRVLDAMAGCGVRSLRYWLESGADWLWVNDSNPEVSAVRLHNLSQLPVNRFKLTCQDANQVFFECYGQQDFYDLVDVDSFGTPAPYLSTSLWSVKIGGLLYLTSTDGRSVTGSTPDRGLAAFGAYARSHPAAHEQGLRILIGSVQQLAAAKGLGIVPVFSLFAGESYRVMVRLVPKVLLNTNSYGFLGYCHTCGDYQTIAWNKLGRTDCPHDRHNPDPHNLNPHSPDRTPLSISGPLWLGNLHDVEQLTAMKNLAEQWGWTNCVSLLAMMQTEASLPPYFYTLREIGRRGKLDLPNRSHLIQTLQSWGYAASPTHINPQAIKTTAPLSTCLEAAHSPAL from the coding sequence ATGAATTCCTTTTCCGATGCACCTGCCTGGGAACGATCGGTTCAGTTTCAGGTGGGCAATGCTTTCTACCGTCCACAAAGCCGCATGGTACGCGATCTAGGTGTCCTCGCAGCTGCGGTTTATCGTCAGCACACTGGAAGGCTGCGCGTCCTGGATGCTATGGCAGGGTGCGGGGTCCGATCGCTGCGCTATTGGCTTGAGAGTGGGGCAGATTGGCTGTGGGTCAACGACAGCAATCCCGAAGTCAGTGCCGTCCGGTTGCACAACCTGTCTCAGCTTCCGGTCAATCGATTTAAGCTGACCTGCCAGGACGCGAATCAGGTCTTTTTTGAGTGCTATGGGCAACAGGATTTCTATGATCTGGTGGATGTAGATTCCTTTGGGACGCCTGCGCCCTATCTCAGTACGAGTCTCTGGTCGGTCAAAATCGGCGGATTGCTTTACCTCACCAGCACCGACGGCAGAAGCGTAACTGGTTCAACACCCGATCGCGGTCTTGCCGCCTTTGGAGCATATGCCCGTTCCCATCCTGCCGCCCATGAACAGGGACTCCGAATTCTAATCGGTTCTGTTCAGCAACTCGCCGCTGCTAAAGGATTAGGCATCGTCCCCGTGTTTTCCCTCTTTGCTGGGGAAAGCTACCGAGTGATGGTGCGCCTGGTGCCCAAAGTGCTGCTCAACACGAACAGCTACGGCTTCCTAGGCTACTGCCACACCTGCGGCGACTATCAAACGATCGCCTGGAACAAACTCGGACGGACAGACTGTCCCCACGACCGCCATAACCCCGATCCCCATAACCTTAATCCCCATAGCCCCGATCGCACACCCCTCAGCATCAGCGGACCCCTGTGGCTGGGCAACCTGCACGACGTGGAGCAATTGACCGCAATGAAAAATTTAGCAGAGCAGTGGGGCTGGACAAACTGTGTATCGCTGCTGGCTATGATGCAGACCGAAGCATCGCTCCCCCCCTACTTCTACACCCTGCGCGAAATCGGACGACGCGGCAAACTCGACCTCCCCAATCGATCGCACCTGATCCAGACCCTCCAATCCTGGGGATATGCCGCCAGCCCCACCCACATCAACCCCCAAGCAATCAAAACCACTGCCCCGCTCTCAACCTGCCTGGAAGCCGCCCACTCCCCTGCCCTCTAA
- a CDS encoding PEP-CTERM sorting domain-containing protein (PEP-CTERM proteins occur, often in large numbers, in the proteomes of bacteria that also encode an exosortase, a predicted intramembrane cysteine proteinase. The presence of a PEP-CTERM domain at a protein's C-terminus predicts cleavage within the sorting domain, followed by covalent anchoring to some some component of the (usually Gram-negative) cell surface. Many PEP-CTERM proteins exhibit an unusual sequence composition that includes large numbers of potential glycosylation sites. Expression of one such protein has been shown restore the ability of a bacterium to form floc, a type of biofilm.) gives MRHLLQTRLLLGTLVATAIPLTGGAFSSANAASLSFSVNPFTGDRAKVDFLLDDTAAGAGKIQFRVKVDESVSLGDLRGIFFNIKDDSLLSGLTVTGTNVTQSAFNAGKIIDLGGGNNLNGGGTSGFDVGLEIGREGLKGGSDDIRSTVFTLSHSSRALDLSQFTSQSFGVRVTSVGTGASREGSSKLSAVAPNLPPITPTPTPTPTPTPPPVVTPPPTPTPTPTPTPVPPPVLPPVVVVPPTPKPPAKVPEPGTTAAIVLTAIGGVKLLKRRSEQGNLSSEAIELAGSPQEAEA, from the coding sequence ATGCGGCATCTTCTGCAAACAAGACTCCTTCTCGGAACGCTGGTTGCGACAGCCATTCCCTTGACTGGAGGCGCTTTTTCCTCCGCAAACGCTGCTTCTCTGTCTTTTAGTGTCAATCCATTTACGGGCGATCGAGCCAAGGTGGATTTTCTGCTTGATGACACGGCAGCTGGAGCAGGAAAAATTCAGTTCAGGGTCAAGGTCGATGAGTCTGTCAGCCTGGGCGATCTGCGAGGAATCTTCTTCAACATCAAGGATGATTCACTTTTAAGCGGTCTCACTGTCACCGGAACAAACGTGACCCAATCTGCCTTCAATGCAGGCAAGATCATCGATCTCGGCGGTGGCAATAACCTGAACGGCGGTGGCACTTCCGGATTCGACGTAGGTCTGGAAATTGGTCGGGAGGGTCTGAAAGGCGGCAGCGATGATATTCGATCGACTGTCTTTACGCTGTCCCACAGTTCACGGGCACTGGATCTGAGCCAGTTCACGAGCCAGAGTTTTGGCGTGCGTGTCACCAGCGTTGGCACCGGAGCAAGCCGCGAGGGCAGCAGCAAGCTATCCGCAGTCGCGCCTAATCTACCTCCGATTACGCCGACTCCCACTCCCACTCCCACGCCCACACCTCCGCCAGTCGTAACTCCACCCCCCACGCCGACTCCCACTCCCACTCCCACTCCCGTTCCACCTCCTGTCCTGCCGCCTGTCGTTGTCGTTCCGCCGACACCCAAGCCACCTGCAAAAGTTCCTGAACCGGGTACGACTGCGGCGATCGTTCTGACTGCAATCGGGGGTGTGAAGCTGCTGAAGCGTCGATCGGAACAGGGAAATCTGTCGTCTGAGGCAATCGAGCTGGCGGGCAGTCCTCAGGAAGCTGAAGCGTAA